A region from the Oceanidesulfovibrio marinus genome encodes:
- a CDS encoding XdhC family aldehyde oxidoreductase maturation factor: MPHIMERIAQLLEGGERLALATILHQDGSTPRTAGARMFVTADGRSEGTIGGGLAEAMAQRLGRELLAGKNDAQAELLNVDMSSSKPSDMDMICGGSLEAYVEVLEPKPETVAVFAACADAIRQGRTALFATRLPGGKARPTHCALDPATPEQGGTCDGALPDSVDASKILDAAQNGTWVVTAPAAGGERWFVETLSPPDTVYLFGAGHVAQTTAVVAAQADFRVTVLDDRPEFANRERYPDAHRIIVLDSFEGIFQSPEMANDRIAENSYLVIVTRGHSHDGLVLRQALATGAGYVGMIGSSSKRETIYQAMREDGYTDDDLARVHSPIGLSIGAQTPGEIAVSIVAELVQHRRQND, translated from the coding sequence ATGCCGCATATCATGGAACGAATTGCACAACTGCTCGAAGGCGGCGAACGTCTGGCCCTGGCCACCATCCTCCACCAGGATGGATCCACCCCACGCACTGCCGGGGCGCGCATGTTCGTCACAGCCGACGGCCGCTCGGAAGGCACCATCGGCGGCGGCCTGGCGGAAGCCATGGCCCAGCGCCTGGGCCGAGAGCTTCTGGCCGGCAAGAACGATGCGCAGGCCGAGCTGCTCAACGTGGACATGTCCAGCAGCAAGCCCTCGGACATGGACATGATCTGCGGCGGCAGCCTGGAGGCCTACGTGGAGGTGCTGGAGCCGAAACCGGAGACAGTGGCCGTCTTCGCCGCCTGTGCGGACGCCATCCGCCAGGGGCGCACGGCCCTTTTCGCCACCCGACTGCCCGGCGGCAAGGCCCGGCCCACGCACTGCGCGCTTGATCCCGCCACACCGGAGCAAGGCGGAACATGCGACGGCGCGCTGCCGGACTCAGTCGACGCATCCAAAATTCTGGACGCCGCCCAGAACGGCACCTGGGTCGTCACAGCCCCTGCCGCAGGCGGCGAGCGCTGGTTTGTGGAGACCCTCAGCCCGCCGGATACGGTCTACCTGTTCGGGGCGGGCCATGTGGCGCAGACCACAGCCGTGGTCGCCGCACAGGCCGATTTCCGCGTCACTGTGCTCGACGACCGGCCGGAGTTCGCCAACCGCGAGCGCTACCCCGATGCGCACCGCATCATCGTGCTCGACTCCTTCGAGGGCATCTTCCAGAGCCCGGAGATGGCCAATGACCGCATTGCCGAGAACAGCTACCTCGTCATCGTCACCCGCGGCCACAGCCACGACGGCCTGGTGCTGCGCCAGGCCCTGGCCACCGGGGCCGGATACGTGGGCATGATCGGCAGCAGCTCCAAGCGGGAGACCATCTACCAGGCCATGCGCGAGGACGGCTACACCGACGACGACCTGGCGCGGGTGCACAGCCCCATCGGCCTGTCCATCGGC
- a CDS encoding DVU_1555 family C-GCAxxG-C-C protein — protein sequence MSDIDLDLLTYGSQGFNCSQILILLGLRLQDRENPELVRAMDGLGNGLGFSGETCGALLGGCCLIAMNAGKGAPEERAHDRLPVMIAELVEWFRSTPCAGCPGIRCSDILDDNESGPDMHRCGSLVSGVYTKAVTILQENDIDPTVPFEDR from the coding sequence ATGAGCGATATCGATCTCGACCTGTTGACCTATGGTTCCCAGGGCTTCAATTGCAGCCAGATCCTGATCCTCCTGGGCCTGCGCCTGCAAGACCGCGAGAACCCGGAGCTGGTCCGCGCCATGGACGGCCTGGGCAACGGTCTCGGCTTCTCCGGCGAAACCTGCGGCGCCCTGCTGGGCGGCTGCTGCCTCATCGCCATGAACGCCGGCAAGGGAGCGCCGGAAGAGCGCGCCCACGACCGCCTGCCGGTGATGATCGCCGAGCTCGTGGAGTGGTTCCGCTCCACACCCTGCGCCGGTTGCCCGGGCATCCGCTGCTCCGACATCCTGGACGACAACGAGTCCGGGCCGGACATGCACCGCTGCGGCTCCCTGGTGAGCGGCGTGTACACCAAGGCCGTCACCATCCTGCAGGAAAATGACATCGACCCCACGGTCCCGTTTGAGGATCGGTGA
- the trsS gene encoding radical SAM (seleno)protein TrsS yields the protein MKAANPGTREEDFVEKPFTQVLSQTRSLCPQCLRPITAHRVREGDDVYLVKECPEHGTSRAVIWRGGPALETWTRPKTPSTPKVPATTRDKGCPFDCGLCPEHGQHTCSALLELTSRCDLGCPICFADSDVRSPDADPDMATIAGWLDSVERASGMCNIQLSGGEPAVRDDLPEIVAMAKSRGFPLVLLNTNGLRLARDEAYLTALAEAGLDSLYLQFDGVSDGVYESIRGRALLRQKERAVERAAAHGLGIVLVATVVPGVNDRELGDLLRWAIQAGPAVRGVHFQPISYFGRYPHPPADADRITLPEIMRGLESQSDGLVRAADFIPPGCEHSQCSFHATYFRNPDGSLRLLRDNGQCCSPKPGPIVAADGARAATSFTARQWKAPECGCSSNAGEPLGDFDAFLAQARRSAFTVSAMAFQDAWTLDLERVQGCCIHCVAPDGRLVPFCAYNLTAADGRSIHRNAHARS from the coding sequence ATGAAAGCAGCGAACCCTGGCACACGGGAAGAGGACTTTGTCGAGAAGCCCTTCACTCAGGTCCTGTCCCAGACGCGCAGCCTCTGCCCCCAATGCCTGCGGCCCATAACGGCGCATCGCGTCCGCGAGGGCGACGACGTCTATCTGGTCAAAGAGTGCCCAGAGCACGGGACGAGCCGCGCGGTGATCTGGCGCGGCGGCCCAGCCCTGGAGACATGGACCCGGCCCAAGACGCCCTCCACGCCCAAGGTCCCGGCCACCACGCGCGACAAGGGCTGCCCCTTTGACTGCGGCCTCTGCCCGGAGCACGGCCAGCACACCTGCAGCGCGCTCCTGGAGCTCACGAGCCGTTGCGACCTGGGCTGCCCCATCTGCTTTGCCGATTCCGATGTCAGATCGCCAGACGCCGACCCGGACATGGCCACCATCGCCGGCTGGCTGGACAGCGTGGAGCGCGCCTCCGGCATGTGCAACATCCAGCTTTCCGGGGGTGAACCCGCCGTGCGCGACGACCTCCCGGAGATCGTCGCCATGGCAAAGTCCCGTGGCTTCCCCCTGGTGCTGCTCAACACCAACGGCCTGCGCCTGGCGCGGGACGAGGCGTATCTGACCGCACTGGCCGAGGCCGGGCTGGACTCGCTCTACCTCCAGTTCGACGGCGTCAGCGACGGCGTATACGAGTCCATCCGCGGCCGGGCATTGCTGCGGCAGAAGGAACGCGCCGTGGAGCGCGCCGCCGCACATGGTCTGGGCATCGTGCTCGTGGCCACGGTGGTCCCCGGCGTCAACGACCGGGAGCTGGGCGACCTGCTGCGCTGGGCCATCCAGGCCGGACCGGCCGTGCGCGGCGTGCACTTCCAGCCCATCAGCTACTTCGGCCGTTACCCGCACCCGCCAGCGGACGCGGACCGCATCACCCTGCCGGAGATCATGCGCGGCCTGGAGTCCCAATCCGACGGCCTTGTCCGTGCCGCGGACTTCATTCCCCCCGGCTGCGAGCACTCCCAATGCTCCTTCCACGCCACCTACTTCCGCAACCCTGACGGCAGCCTGCGCCTGCTGCGCGACAACGGCCAGTGCTGCTCACCCAAGCCCGGCCCCATCGTGGCCGCGGACGGTGCCCGCGCTGCCACGTCATTTACGGCGCGGCAGTGGAAGGCCCCGGAGTGCGGCTGCTCGTCCAATGCCGGCGAGCCCCTCGGCGATTTCGACGCCTTCCTGGCCCAGGCCCGGCGCAGCGCTTTCACCGTCTCGGCCATGGCCTTCCAGGACGCCTGGACCTTGGACCTGGAGCGGGTGCAGGGCTGCTGCATCCATTGCGTGGCGCCGGACGGGCGGCTCGTGCCCTTCTGCGCGTACAACCTGACCGCCGCGGACGGACGCTCCATCCACCGCAACGCGCACGCCCGGTCATGA
- a CDS encoding DVU_1553 family AMP-dependent CoA ligase, giving the protein MMQPTPLDAWIAEQTHGGGPLDPEKLREYQLHTLNETLAWAMENSPYHRGRLGRLPKSGLSDLGELADLPIMDESILRTRPEYVLCISQGDVARVVTLRTTGSTGEPKRLYFTAEDIAHTVDFFAVGMTQQIRSGDTAMVFMPGATPHSVGDLLRESLTRLQAECISYGFMDDPARVAEKILLHEARVLIGLPGQLLTLARAQAEALRGNISSVLLSGEHAPQWLARDIASRLDCEVFIHYGLTETGLGGGVECCAHHGMHLREADLLVEIVDPGSKQPLPAGEQGEIVLTTLRRRGMPLIRYATGDKGMLLDRDCPCGSRVARLLPLGERRGDTVPVQDSHFSLNHVDEAVFRVDRISACNAELRYGASPSEAATLRLSLATKSAGNEATHQLAAEVREAMAASPVLGPLIHSHALDVDIAWTTGAECLAAGPKRSLVIQNNQESL; this is encoded by the coding sequence ATGATGCAGCCCACGCCTCTTGACGCCTGGATCGCCGAGCAGACCCACGGCGGCGGTCCGCTCGATCCGGAGAAGCTGCGCGAGTATCAGCTCCATACCCTCAACGAGACCCTGGCCTGGGCCATGGAGAACAGCCCCTACCATCGGGGACGACTGGGCCGGCTGCCCAAGTCCGGCCTCTCCGACCTCGGCGAACTCGCCGACCTGCCCATAATGGACGAGAGCATCCTGCGCACCAGGCCGGAGTACGTCCTCTGCATCTCCCAGGGCGACGTGGCCCGCGTGGTCACGCTACGCACAACCGGCTCCACGGGCGAGCCCAAGCGCCTCTACTTCACGGCCGAGGACATCGCCCACACCGTCGACTTCTTCGCCGTGGGCATGACCCAGCAGATACGGTCCGGGGACACGGCCATGGTCTTCATGCCCGGGGCCACGCCCCACTCCGTGGGCGACCTGCTGCGCGAATCCCTGACGCGGTTGCAGGCGGAGTGCATTTCCTACGGCTTCATGGACGACCCGGCCCGCGTGGCGGAAAAGATCCTGCTGCACGAGGCGCGGGTGCTGATCGGCCTGCCTGGCCAGCTTTTGACCCTGGCCCGCGCGCAGGCCGAAGCCCTGCGCGGCAATATCTCCTCGGTGCTGCTGTCCGGAGAGCACGCCCCGCAATGGCTTGCCCGGGATATCGCCTCCCGCCTGGATTGCGAGGTCTTCATCCACTACGGGCTCACCGAGACCGGCCTGGGCGGCGGCGTGGAGTGCTGCGCCCACCACGGCATGCACCTGCGCGAGGCCGATCTTCTTGTGGAGATCGTGGACCCCGGAAGCAAACAGCCGCTGCCTGCCGGCGAGCAGGGCGAGATCGTGCTCACCACGCTGCGGCGGCGCGGCATGCCGCTCATCCGCTACGCCACCGGGGACAAGGGCATGCTCCTGGACCGCGACTGCCCTTGCGGCAGCCGGGTTGCGCGACTCTTGCCCCTGGGCGAACGCCGTGGCGACACCGTCCCGGTCCAGGACTCACACTTTTCGCTCAACCACGTGGACGAGGCCGTGTTCCGCGTGGACCGCATCAGCGCCTGCAATGCAGAGCTGCGTTACGGGGCGAGCCCCAGCGAGGCGGCCACGCTCCGCCTCAGCCTGGCCACAAAGTCCGCCGGCAACGAAGCCACGCACCAGCTGGCCGCGGAGGTGCGCGAGGCCATGGCCGCCTCGCCCGTGCTCGGACCGCTCATCCATTCACACGCACTCGATGTGGACATCGCCTGGACCACGGGGGCAGAATGCCTTGCGGCCGGTCCCAAACGAAGCCTCGTCATACAGAACAATCAGGAGAGCCTCTGA